One window from the genome of Pandoraea fibrosis encodes:
- the ribA gene encoding GTP cyclohydrolase II: MKSPGNVSATPACDAGECVELVATATLPTRYGTFTSHAFRVKGSNNEHLALVMGEVSTDAPTLVRLHSECLTGDVFGSYRCDCGEQLDAGMRKIAEEGRGVMLYLRGHEGRGIGLSNKIRAYLLQEQGRDTVEANLDLGLPDDAREYDSAAAILRILGVRSVRLMSNNPKKFDTLTKHGIPVCERIALDIPMREENERYIRTKQVKFGHYFEENE, from the coding sequence ATGAAGTCCCCTGGTAATGTCTCTGCCACGCCCGCGTGCGACGCTGGCGAATGCGTCGAGCTTGTCGCCACCGCGACCTTGCCGACCCGCTATGGCACTTTCACTTCCCACGCATTTCGCGTCAAAGGCAGCAACAACGAGCATCTCGCGCTGGTCATGGGCGAGGTGTCCACCGATGCGCCGACGCTGGTGCGTCTGCATTCCGAATGCCTGACGGGCGATGTTTTCGGTTCCTATCGCTGCGATTGCGGCGAACAACTCGATGCAGGCATGCGCAAGATCGCGGAGGAAGGGCGTGGCGTCATGCTGTATCTGCGCGGTCATGAAGGGCGTGGCATCGGTCTGAGCAACAAGATTCGCGCCTATCTGCTGCAAGAGCAGGGCCGCGATACCGTGGAAGCGAATCTCGATCTGGGGCTACCCGACGACGCTCGCGAGTACGACTCGGCCGCCGCGATTCTGCGTATTCTCGGCGTGCGCTCGGTGCGTCTGATGAGCAACAATCCGAAGAAATTCGATACGCTCACGAAGCACGGCATCCCGGTCTGCGAACGCATCGCGCTCGATATTCCGATGCGCGAGGAAAACGAACGCTACATTCGCACC